A section of the Bacilli bacterium genome encodes:
- the mtnA gene encoding S-methyl-5-thioribose-1-phosphate isomerase, which yields MPNDAVQSVRFDGQKLIILDQTQLPLAETYIEITTVKGVWEAIKELKVRGAPAIGIAAAYGLLLGIKDAPETGFAEFYRALEEHADYLATSRPTAVNLFWALNRMKDCAKNAKDLPVPRIKAILQKEAHAIRDEDEAVCRAIGEHALTLFPQEVHVLTHCNAGGIATAKYGTALAPLFLAHEQGRSVRVFADETRPLLQGARLTTWELQRAGIDVTLIADNMAAYVMQKGWVQAVIVGCDRVAANGDTANKIGTYGLALLAKAHRIPFYVAAPLSTVDMSIASGAEIPIEERKAEEITQGFGKQTAPVGTKVFNPAFDVTPHELITAIITEKGVIRPPYMGALAAAKSGGR from the coding sequence ATGCCGAATGATGCCGTTCAATCCGTCCGTTTTGACGGGCAAAAATTGATAATATTGGACCAGACGCAACTGCCCTTGGCCGAAACATATATCGAGATCACGACGGTCAAGGGCGTTTGGGAGGCGATTAAAGAGCTTAAAGTAAGAGGCGCTCCCGCCATCGGCATCGCGGCAGCTTACGGTTTGCTGCTTGGCATCAAGGATGCGCCGGAAACCGGCTTTGCCGAATTTTATCGGGCGTTGGAGGAGCATGCCGATTATTTGGCGACCTCGCGGCCGACGGCGGTCAACCTTTTTTGGGCGTTGAACCGCATGAAAGACTGCGCGAAAAACGCCAAGGATTTGCCTGTGCCCCGGATCAAGGCGATTTTGCAGAAAGAAGCGCATGCGATTCGCGATGAAGACGAAGCGGTCTGCCGCGCTATCGGCGAACATGCGCTTACGCTGTTTCCGCAGGAAGTGCACGTGCTGACGCACTGCAACGCCGGCGGCATCGCCACGGCGAAATACGGCACGGCGCTCGCTCCGCTTTTTTTGGCGCATGAGCAAGGGCGGTCCGTGCGGGTGTTCGCCGACGAGACGCGCCCGCTTTTGCAAGGCGCCAGACTTACGACGTGGGAGCTGCAGCGGGCCGGAATCGACGTAACGCTGATTGCGGACAATATGGCGGCTTATGTGATGCAAAAAGGCTGGGTGCAGGCGGTGATCGTCGGTTGCGACCGCGTTGCGGCAAACGGCGACACGGCCAACAAGATCGGCACATACGGGCTCGCGCTGTTGGCCAAGGCGCACCGCATCCCGTTTTATGTCGCCGCGCCGTTGTCCACCGTTGATATGTCCATCGCGTCGGGAGCGGAAATTCCGATTGAGGAACGCAAGGCGGAAGAAATTACGCAAGGCTTCGGCAAACAGACGGCGCCAGTCGGCACGAAAGTGTTCAATCCGGCGTTCGATGTTACGCCCCACGAGCTGATTACCGCCATCATCACGGAAAAAGGCGTCATCAGGCCGCCATACATGGGTGCGCTGGCGGCAGCCAAAAGCGGGGGGAGGTGA
- a CDS encoding class II aldolase/adducin family protein translates to MQPELSEFKIKQDICTVGKTIYEKGLVTANDGNISVKVGPDQYWVTPTGVSKNLLKPDMLIKVNGNGDVLSGRLKPTSEIKMHLGVYRENPEIRAVVHAHPPFATAFAVAGIPLDQALMPESIVLLGTIPVAEYGTPSTEELSRSVAKYVGNHQGVLLENHGALTWGKNLTVAANLMESLEFYAKINWIARQMGGNRELSTERVAQLVDLKKKMGIPGATPSGVPCRDELSACLPRPPQHADKSDHLSNEQLEQIVARVTAAVLKQLKSGKKE, encoded by the coding sequence TTGCAGCCAGAACTGTCGGAATTCAAAATCAAACAGGATATTTGCACGGTGGGCAAAACGATATACGAAAAAGGCCTGGTCACGGCAAATGACGGAAATATTTCGGTCAAAGTCGGCCCCGATCAATATTGGGTCACGCCGACCGGCGTAAGCAAAAATTTGTTGAAGCCCGACATGCTGATCAAAGTGAACGGCAATGGCGACGTGTTGTCCGGCAGACTAAAGCCGACTTCCGAGATCAAGATGCATTTGGGCGTTTATCGGGAAAATCCGGAAATACGCGCCGTTGTGCATGCGCATCCGCCGTTCGCCACCGCTTTCGCCGTCGCCGGAATTCCGCTTGATCAGGCGTTGATGCCGGAGTCCATCGTGCTGTTGGGCACGATTCCCGTAGCGGAATACGGCACCCCCTCGACGGAAGAGCTTTCCCGATCCGTGGCCAAATATGTCGGCAATCATCAGGGAGTGTTGTTGGAAAACCACGGCGCGCTCACTTGGGGCAAAAATTTGACCGTCGCCGCGAATTTGATGGAATCGTTGGAATTTTACGCGAAAATCAACTGGATAGCGCGGCAAATGGGCGGCAACCGGGAGTTGTCGACGGAGCGGGTTGCGCAATTGGTCGATTTGAAAAAGAAGATGGGCATACCCGGCGCAACGCCTTCCGGGGTGCCTTGCCGGGACGAGTTGTCCGCGTGTCTCCCCCGACCGCCGCAACATGCCGACAAGTCCGATCATCTCAGCAATGAACAACTGGAGCAAATTGTCGCCAGAGTAACGGCTGCTGTACTGAAACAGCTTAAGTCGGGCAAGAAGGAGTGA
- a CDS encoding aldehyde dehydrogenase family protein, translating to MVSESQIQQIIEKVMLNIQESLNEQPEPAEKEPAAPKPASSFNNLPGVVKSFAESMTANAVRQSAAPAAKPAAGPLPGIVKANRDMPSAPDAGPGIFATMEEAIRAAQIAYGELSKRTIKEREMYILAIKEMIRKEAEVFAKMGVEETGMGNFPDKVTKHLVVADLTPGTADLATETFAGDAGVTLIEYSPYGVIGAITPSTNPSETILCNTIGMLAAGNVVVFNPHPGANRTSQHAVRKINEAVVSAGGPANIAVTVAQPTLATSQQLFDHPQVKLLVGTGGPNLMQAMLKSGKKTICAGAGNPPVIVDETANLEKAARDILAGATLDNNLPCISEKAVIVVQDVADDLLYHFSKNGGYIAAKEEIRKLAELVLTAQKEQQAPGCVLPLHPREVGIKKEWVGKDVAKFLNALGVQDDGGIRCILCETDLDHPFVMEELMMPILPVVRVNSFTDAVEAAVKVEKGNRHSAHIHSNHIGRITEFARRIQTTVFVANGPSFASIGIEGEGFCTYTIAGPTGEGLTSARSFARKRRFVLSGGGLNVK from the coding sequence TTGGTCAGTGAATCGCAAATTCAGCAGATTATCGAAAAGGTGATGTTGAACATCCAGGAGAGCTTGAATGAGCAGCCCGAACCGGCCGAAAAAGAGCCGGCGGCGCCAAAACCCGCATCCTCATTCAACAATCTGCCGGGAGTGGTGAAATCGTTCGCGGAAAGCATGACGGCAAACGCCGTTCGGCAATCCGCCGCTCCTGCCGCAAAGCCTGCGGCCGGCCCGCTGCCCGGCATCGTGAAGGCAAATAGGGACATGCCGTCCGCCCCTGATGCGGGCCCGGGAATTTTCGCCACGATGGAAGAAGCGATCCGGGCGGCGCAGATCGCTTACGGCGAGCTATCCAAACGGACGATAAAAGAACGCGAAATGTACATCCTGGCCATCAAGGAGATGATACGTAAGGAAGCGGAAGTTTTCGCCAAAATGGGCGTGGAAGAAACAGGCATGGGCAATTTTCCGGACAAGGTCACAAAGCATTTGGTCGTCGCCGATCTTACGCCGGGCACAGCGGATTTGGCCACGGAAACGTTTGCGGGAGACGCTGGCGTGACGCTGATCGAATATTCGCCGTACGGCGTGATCGGGGCGATTACCCCGTCGACCAACCCGAGCGAAACGATTCTGTGCAACACGATCGGCATGCTGGCGGCGGGCAATGTCGTCGTCTTCAACCCGCATCCCGGCGCAAACCGCACATCGCAACACGCCGTGCGCAAAATCAACGAAGCTGTCGTAAGCGCCGGCGGTCCCGCCAACATTGCGGTCACCGTCGCCCAGCCGACGCTGGCAACATCGCAACAGCTGTTTGACCATCCGCAGGTGAAATTGCTGGTCGGCACCGGCGGGCCGAATTTGATGCAAGCGATGCTGAAATCCGGCAAAAAGACCATTTGCGCAGGAGCCGGCAATCCGCCCGTCATTGTGGACGAGACGGCCAATTTGGAAAAAGCCGCGCGCGATATTTTGGCAGGGGCTACGCTCGACAACAATTTGCCCTGCATTTCGGAAAAAGCGGTAATCGTCGTTCAAGACGTTGCCGATGACCTACTGTATCACTTTTCCAAAAACGGCGGATATATCGCCGCGAAAGAGGAGATCCGCAAGCTTGCCGAGCTTGTGCTGACGGCGCAAAAAGAACAGCAGGCGCCGGGCTGCGTCCTTCCGCTTCACCCAAGGGAAGTCGGGATCAAGAAAGAGTGGGTCGGCAAGGATGTCGCGAAATTTTTAAACGCGCTCGGCGTACAAGATGACGGCGGCATTCGCTGCATTTTGTGCGAAACCGATCTGGACCATCCGTTCGTCATGGAAGAATTGATGATGCCGATTTTGCCGGTCGTTCGCGTGAACAGCTTCACCGACGCGGTGGAAGCCGCGGTCAAGGTGGAAAAAGGCAACCGGCATTCGGCGCACATTCATTCCAACCATATCGGACGGATCACGGAATTTGCGCGGCGCATCCAGACAACCGTGTTTGTCGCCAACGGCCCGTCGTTCGCTTCGATCGGCATCGAAGGCGAAGGATTTTGCACGTATACGATTGCCGGTCCGACGGGCGAAGGGCTAACCTCGGCGCGATCGTTTGCCCGCAAGCGCCGGTTTGTGCTGAGCGGCGGCGGGCTGAATGTGAAGTAA
- a CDS encoding BMC domain-containing protein: MTDHEQRQTALGLLEFGSVVEGIAALDAIMKTVRVEPRRGQVVNPGKYLLLIAGSFGAVQAAIEHISANGYSVLDVYMLGNPSGQVIAALRAPSSAGGPDTVDMVAAGAVGLLETETVVAAIAAADIVAKTVFVDKLDIRFSERFGGKGVVFFQGETAAVQAGLDAGVAYLANNGTLIRQLCLAHPTAEVIAHLRTDIL; encoded by the coding sequence ATGACAGATCATGAACAGCGGCAAACGGCGCTTGGCTTGTTGGAATTCGGCAGCGTCGTGGAAGGAATCGCGGCGCTTGACGCGATCATGAAAACAGTCCGGGTTGAACCGCGCCGAGGACAGGTTGTGAATCCCGGCAAATATTTGCTCTTGATTGCCGGCAGTTTTGGCGCCGTGCAGGCGGCAATCGAGCATATTTCCGCGAATGGATATTCCGTTTTGGACGTGTATATGCTCGGCAATCCCAGCGGGCAAGTCATCGCCGCGCTGCGCGCGCCGTCTTCCGCGGGCGGCCCGGATACAGTCGACATGGTTGCGGCGGGGGCGGTCGGTTTGCTGGAGACGGAGACGGTGGTAGCGGCGATTGCCGCGGCGGATATTGTCGCCAAAACGGTCTTTGTTGACAAGCTGGACATTCGCTTTTCCGAGCGTTTTGGCGGCAAAGGGGTGGTCTTTTTCCAGGGCGAGACGGCTGCCGTACAGGCAGGTTTGGACGCCGGAGTAGCGTATTTGGCGAATAACGGCACGCTGATCAGGCAATTGTGCCTTGCTCATCCGACCGCCGAAGTGATCGCGCATTTGCGAACGGACATCCTGTAA
- the mtnK gene encoding S-methyl-5-thioribose kinase: MAENYRTLTVPSVVEYVRQIPGLFAQGAKLSAKEVGDGNLNLVFIIKDDVTGKSVVLKQALPYARVVGESMPLTVDRSRIESEALQVQAKLCPEYTPRIFHVDHGMSLFVMEDLSDYKIMRKGLIEKNAYPHFAEQISEFLAKTLFYTSDLYLPPFAKKENVGKFINPELCKISEDLIFTQPYYDAPENNIPEEIAADVAALWDNEPLKLEVAKLKYHFMTRADALLHGDLHTGSIFIKEDALKVIDPEFAYYGPMGFDIGAVLANLLLNYCAQEGWADHAQELREVRERLLSMIADIWLKFDAKFRRLMLSECKDYIFSRPGFQDIYLSYVFAETVGFAGCKMIRRIHGLAHVADIDQIPDAAKRASAQRLALKIGQLLIMKREKIANVEMLTEMIKGV, from the coding sequence ATGGCGGAAAATTATCGGACATTGACGGTGCCGTCAGTGGTTGAATATGTGCGGCAAATTCCGGGATTGTTTGCGCAAGGCGCGAAACTCTCGGCCAAGGAAGTCGGCGACGGCAACTTGAATCTTGTTTTTATCATCAAAGACGATGTTACGGGAAAAAGCGTCGTACTCAAACAGGCGCTGCCTTACGCCCGCGTCGTCGGCGAATCGATGCCGCTTACCGTCGACCGTTCGCGCATCGAATCGGAAGCGCTGCAAGTTCAGGCGAAGCTTTGCCCGGAATATACTCCGCGGATTTTTCATGTTGATCACGGCATGAGTTTGTTTGTAATGGAAGATTTGTCGGATTACAAGATTATGCGCAAAGGATTGATCGAAAAAAACGCGTATCCGCATTTTGCCGAACAAATCAGCGAATTTTTGGCCAAAACGCTCTTTTACACGTCGGATTTGTATTTGCCTCCGTTTGCCAAAAAGGAAAATGTGGGCAAGTTCATCAATCCCGAGTTGTGCAAAATTTCCGAGGACTTGATTTTTACCCAACCGTATTACGACGCGCCGGAAAACAATATCCCGGAGGAGATCGCCGCCGATGTCGCCGCGCTCTGGGACAATGAGCCGTTAAAACTGGAAGTGGCCAAACTGAAATACCACTTCATGACGAGGGCGGATGCGCTCTTGCACGGAGATTTGCATACGGGCAGCATTTTCATCAAGGAAGACGCGCTGAAAGTTATCGATCCTGAGTTTGCCTATTACGGGCCGATGGGATTTGATATCGGCGCGGTGTTGGCCAATTTGTTGCTGAATTATTGCGCGCAGGAAGGATGGGCGGATCATGCGCAGGAGCTGCGGGAAGTAAGGGAACGCCTGCTTTCCATGATCGCGGATATCTGGCTTAAATTTGATGCGAAGTTCCGTAGGCTGATGCTGTCGGAGTGCAAGGACTACATATTCTCCCGCCCCGGGTTCCAGGACATCTATCTGTCGTATGTATTTGCCGAAACCGTAGGTTTTGCCGGATGCAAAATGATTCGCCGTATCCACGGTTTGGCGCATGTGGCGGATATCGATCAAATTCCGGATGCGGCAAAACGCGCAAGCGCGCAACGATTGGCGCTCAAAATCGGGCAATTGCTGATCATGAAGCGGGAAAAAATCGCGAATGTCGAAATGCTGACCGAGATGATCAAAGGAGTTTGA
- a CDS encoding BMC domain-containing protein: MALLQGKSIAILEVKSFAAAIHALDQMLKAAQVHVVHCEKKLGSRLVTVIVDGDASSVQAALAAGIAAAGQIGKVVAAEVIVKPHPEIAKFIYKPKSEQAKRKSKSKAKKTGGKKDEPGMLGNG, from the coding sequence GTGGCTTTATTGCAAGGGAAATCCATCGCTATCCTGGAAGTCAAAAGCTTTGCGGCGGCGATTCACGCGTTGGATCAAATGCTGAAAGCGGCGCAGGTGCATGTGGTGCACTGCGAGAAAAAACTGGGGAGCAGGCTGGTGACGGTCATTGTCGACGGAGACGCAAGCAGCGTTCAGGCGGCGCTCGCGGCGGGAATTGCCGCGGCGGGCCAAATCGGCAAAGTGGTCGCCGCGGAAGTGATTGTCAAGCCGCATCCGGAAATTGCCAAATTTATTTATAAACCGAAATCGGAGCAAGCAAAACGCAAATCCAAAAGCAAAGCCAAAAAAACCGGAGGGAAAAAAGATGAGCCAGGAATGCTTGGGAATGGTTGA
- a CDS encoding BMC domain-containing protein, with the protein MDKAIGLIEVRGFTAALVAADAAAKVAPVEIFSMEDTRPLGESGAIPVTVVVKLRGEVSAVMEAVAAGKKAARKICGDGILAHVIPRPSGQLDEIVKRTTVGPQ; encoded by the coding sequence TTGGACAAAGCAATCGGTTTGATTGAAGTGCGCGGTTTTACGGCGGCTCTTGTCGCTGCCGATGCCGCGGCCAAAGTTGCCCCGGTGGAAATCTTCTCCATGGAGGATACGCGCCCGCTTGGAGAGAGCGGCGCCATTCCGGTGACGGTCGTGGTCAAGCTGCGCGGTGAAGTTTCCGCCGTGATGGAAGCGGTGGCGGCAGGGAAGAAAGCCGCGCGAAAAATTTGCGGCGACGGCATTCTCGCGCATGTGATTCCGCGTCCAAGCGGCCAGTTGGATGAAATCGTCAAAAGAACTACGGTCGGGCCGCAATAA
- a CDS encoding BMC domain-containing protein, translated as MKEALGIIETKGLVAAIEGADTMLKAANVELVGMEKIGSGLVTILVRGDVGAVKSATEAGAEAAQKLGELIAVHVIPRPHEETEAILPQAK; from the coding sequence ATGAAAGAAGCACTGGGAATCATCGAAACAAAAGGCCTGGTGGCGGCGATCGAAGGCGCCGACACGATGCTGAAAGCGGCCAACGTCGAGTTGGTGGGAATGGAAAAAATCGGCTCCGGATTGGTGACGATACTGGTGCGCGGCGACGTGGGCGCCGTGAAATCGGCAACGGAAGCCGGAGCGGAAGCGGCGCAAAAATTGGGCGAATTGATTGCGGTGCATGTCATTCCGCGCCCGCATGAGGAAACGGAAGCGATTCTCCCGCAGGCAAAATAA
- a CDS encoding EutN/CcmL family microcompartment protein: MILGKVVGSLVSTRKHDKLVGAKFLIVRPLYTDEDGVVVAVDAIGAGIGDKVIISTGSSARIAAGNPESVADAIIVGIVDQIRLDEANDRS, from the coding sequence ATGATTTTGGGAAAAGTTGTCGGCTCCCTGGTGAGCACGCGCAAGCATGATAAATTGGTAGGTGCGAAGTTTTTAATTGTTAGGCCGTTATACACGGATGAGGACGGCGTTGTTGTGGCCGTTGACGCGATCGGGGCGGGAATCGGGGACAAAGTCATCATCTCGACCGGAAGCTCGGCGCGCATTGCCGCGGGCAATCCCGAATCCGTTGCGGATGCCATCATCGTTGGAATCGTTGATCAAATAAGGCTGGATGAAGCGAATGACAGATCATGA
- a CDS encoding CoA-disulfide reductase — protein MGDIVIIGGVAAGMSAAAKLRRIDQSANITVFEKGDFISYGACGLPYFIADITKSYEAMLMRSVADFKKQRIDVCLRHEVLRVFPQDRNVFVRDLEHGRTKIVHYDKLLIATGASPIKPPFVKEHLANVFTLKTIPDGIAMKTFFQNPSIRDVTIIGAGYIGMELVEAMAELGKNIRVIELQPQILPPLDAEMAEIVAQSLRERGIAIQTNEKVVELIEKNSAVTHVVTDKATYATDAVIANIGVKPNTDFLKNSGIRLWENGAVLTNEYMETNIPDIYGAGDCATSHHLVLHRPVHIALGTIANKQGRLAGENMAGVRRAFPGVLGTSVAKILQWTVAKTGISEREAIKYGLAYKTVTVNTASHAGYYPDPRPIFIKLVYQPASRILLGAQMVGTGGVDKRIDVFAAAITNRMSTDDIGLLDLAYAPPYATVWDAVSVAANAAK, from the coding sequence ATGGGGGATATCGTCATTATCGGCGGCGTCGCCGCAGGCATGAGCGCGGCGGCAAAGCTGCGCAGAATCGATCAAAGCGCGAACATTACCGTTTTCGAAAAAGGCGATTTCATTTCCTACGGGGCGTGCGGGTTGCCGTATTTCATCGCGGATATTACGAAATCTTACGAAGCGATGCTTATGCGCAGCGTTGCCGACTTCAAAAAGCAACGCATTGATGTTTGCTTGCGGCATGAGGTGTTGCGCGTTTTTCCGCAAGACCGGAATGTGTTCGTCCGGGATCTTGAGCACGGCCGCACGAAGATCGTCCATTACGACAAGCTCCTGATCGCAACGGGCGCTTCACCGATCAAGCCGCCGTTTGTAAAAGAGCATCTGGCCAACGTATTTACACTCAAAACGATTCCCGACGGAATTGCGATGAAGACCTTTTTCCAAAACCCGTCCATTCGCGACGTGACGATCATCGGCGCCGGGTACATCGGGATGGAATTGGTCGAGGCCATGGCGGAACTGGGCAAAAATATTCGCGTGATCGAATTGCAGCCGCAAATTTTGCCCCCGCTCGACGCGGAAATGGCGGAGATCGTCGCACAATCGTTGCGCGAACGCGGAATCGCGATCCAAACAAACGAAAAAGTAGTGGAATTGATCGAGAAGAACTCCGCCGTAACCCATGTTGTTACCGACAAAGCCACTTACGCGACCGATGCGGTTATTGCCAATATCGGAGTAAAGCCGAATACGGATTTCCTGAAAAACAGCGGCATCCGCTTGTGGGAGAACGGCGCGGTGCTGACAAACGAATACATGGAGACGAACATACCGGATATATACGGCGCCGGCGATTGCGCGACCAGCCATCATTTGGTGCTGCATCGTCCCGTCCATATCGCGCTGGGGACAATCGCCAACAAACAAGGCCGTTTGGCGGGCGAAAATATGGCGGGCGTCAGGCGAGCGTTTCCGGGAGTGCTTGGCACGAGCGTGGCGAAAATTTTGCAATGGACGGTGGCGAAAACCGGAATTTCCGAGCGGGAAGCAATCAAGTACGGTTTGGCGTATAAGACGGTAACCGTGAACACTGCCAGCCATGCCGGATATTATCCCGACCCCAGGCCCATTTTCATCAAACTCGTCTACCAACCCGCCTCGCGAATTTTGCTGGGCGCGCAAATGGTCGGCACAGGCGGCGTGGACAAGCGGATCGATGTGTTTGCCGCGGCGATCACGAACCGCATGAGCACTGACGATATCGGATTGCTTGATCTTGCTTACGCTCCGCCGTACGCGACCGTGTGGGACGCCGTATCGGTAGCGGCCAACGCCGCAAAATGA
- the pduL gene encoding phosphate propanoyltransferase, whose translation MQDDELIQLITREVVKEILKLSESGNIGAEIPDQIRVGVSARHLHVTKDALEALFGAGYQLTKRNDLSMRKEFAANETVTLVGANGRKLERVRILGPLRSVCQIELSATDARYLGLAPPVRESGNVAGSAPITLVGPKGTLRLSEGCIIANRHIHFSPAEAKRYQVAHNQKVDVLVEHSAKPAILLDVQVRVKDTYTVEMHLDTDDANALGLKTGDIVKLLRK comes from the coding sequence TTGCAAGATGATGAATTGATCCAATTAATCACGCGCGAAGTCGTGAAAGAAATCCTGAAGCTGTCCGAAAGCGGGAATATCGGCGCGGAAATTCCCGATCAGATTCGCGTCGGCGTTTCGGCAAGGCATCTGCACGTGACAAAAGACGCGTTGGAAGCGCTGTTTGGCGCGGGCTACCAACTGACCAAGCGCAACGATCTGTCGATGCGCAAAGAGTTTGCGGCGAACGAAACCGTTACGCTTGTCGGAGCCAACGGGAGGAAACTTGAACGGGTCAGAATTTTGGGCCCGCTGCGCTCCGTTTGCCAGATTGAATTGTCCGCGACCGACGCCCGCTATTTGGGACTTGCGCCTCCTGTACGCGAGTCGGGCAATGTGGCCGGATCGGCGCCGATTACGTTGGTCGGCCCCAAAGGAACATTGCGGCTTTCGGAAGGATGCATCATCGCGAATCGCCATATCCATTTTAGCCCCGCGGAAGCGAAACGCTATCAGGTTGCGCATAATCAAAAGGTGGACGTTTTGGTCGAGCATTCCGCCAAGCCCGCGATTCTCCTGGACGTGCAGGTGCGGGTGAAAGACACCTATACGGTCGAGATGCATCTTGACACCGATGACGCCAACGCGTTGGGACTGAAAACCGGCGATATCGTCAAACTGCTGCGGAAGTAA
- a CDS encoding BMC domain-containing protein, with translation MSQECLGMVEVRGLTAAIEAADAMVKAANVTVVGKEQIGSGLISVFIRGDVGAVKAATEVGAEAAQRLGELIAAHVIPRPHADLEKILPSAK, from the coding sequence ATGAGCCAGGAATGCTTGGGAATGGTTGAAGTGCGGGGTTTGACGGCGGCAATCGAAGCCGCCGACGCGATGGTAAAGGCAGCCAACGTTACGGTTGTGGGCAAGGAGCAAATCGGCTCCGGATTGATCAGCGTCTTTATCCGCGGCGATGTCGGCGCCGTGAAAGCGGCTACCGAAGTCGGCGCGGAAGCGGCGCAACGGTTGGGCGAACTGATCGCCGCCCATGTGATTCCGCGTCCGCATGCCGATCTGGAGAAAATTTTGCCGTCCGCCAAATAA